A window of Candidatus Methylomirabilota bacterium genomic DNA:
AGCGCCTCGAAGAGCGGCCTCGGAAGCTCGCGCGCGGCCTCGATGGTCTCGGCCGAAGAGCGAATCATCGGTACCAGCTTGCGGGCGGCCTCCAGCGGGGTGGGAACCTCACGAGCGGTCATCGCGTCTCGTCCTCCGACCGCACACTCTACCACGCCACTCGTGTAGAATCGGGGCCCTGACATGCGCATCGAGCTCATCTGCACCGGCGACGAAGTCCTCACGGGGAAGATCGTCAACACCAACTTCAGCTATATCAGCCAGAAGCTCGAGGACGTCGGGCTCTCGCTGCAGTGGGAGACCACGGTCGGGGACGATCGCGAGAACCTGCTCCGGGCCTTCCAGCTCGCCGGCGAGCGGGCCGACGCGGTCATCGTGAACGGGGGCCTGGGGCCCACGGTCGACGATCTCTCCCAGGAGGTCGCGGCCCAGGCCGCCGGCGTCGAGCTCGTGCTCAGCGAGGAGTGGGTGGTCCGGATGGAAGAGTTCTTCCGCCGGCGCAGCCGCGTGATGCCGCCCAACAACCGCAAGCAGGCCCTGCTGCCGGCCACCGCCGAGCTGCTCGACAATCCCATCGGCACCGCCTGCGGCTTCGCCGTCGACATCGGCAAGGCGCGCTTCTTCTTCACCCCCGGCGTGCCGCGCGAGCTGCGCCGGATGCTCGAGGAGCAGGTCATCCCCCGGCTGCTCGCCCGCAGCGGGTTGCAGACGGCTATCCACCTCAAGCGCTTCCACTCCTACGGGCTCGGGGAATCGCACGTGGACAGCCTGCTGCAGGGCGTGGCCGACCTCGTTTCCGACGGCAGCGTGAAGCTCGGCTTCCGGGCCCACTACCCGCAGCTCGAGACGAAGCTGACGGTGCGCGGCACCGACATGGACGACATCCGCGGGAAGCTGGCGCCGGTCGTGCAGGAAGTGCGCCGACGGCTCGGCAACTTCATCGTGGCCGAGGACGACCAGACGCTCGAGGGCGTCATCCTGGGAGCGCTGAGCAGCCGGCAGGCGACGCTCGCTGTCGTGGAGACGTTCACCAGCGGACAGATCGCGGCCCGCCTCGGCCACCTGCCGGGTGCGGAGAAGGTCTTCCACCGGGGGATCGTCGCCCGCGATCTCGGCGAGATATGCGCGGCGGTCGGGCTCGACCGCGCGGCCGCCAGCGGTGAGATCACGCGACAGACCGCAGAAGCCGTGGCGCGCGCCGCCCAGGGGCACACCGCGGCCACCCTGGCCCTCGCCGTCCTGATCGACCTGGATGAAGGTCCCGACCGCATCGAGTTCGGCGGCACCATCTGCCTGGCCATCGTCGCCGGATCGGAGGCGGCGTCCCGGCGCAGCCGGATCGTGGGCGGCCGCGAGTGGGTCCGCCTGGGCGCGGTGGAGATGGGGCTCGACTGCCTGCGCCGGTACCTGCAGGGCTTGCCGGTGGTGGAGCGCATCGACTTCGAGAAGGTGTGATGCAGGTCGGGATCTTCCTCGAGGAGCGGCGGCCGGGCACGAGCGAGGGCGGCTCGCTACAGGAAACCCTGGAGCTGGCGGATCTGGCCGAGGCCTGGGGGCTCGACGGCGTCTGGCTCGGCGAGATCCACTTCAACCCGACCCGTTCCGTGCACTCGGCTCCCGTCGCCCTGGCCAGCTTCATCGCCGGGCGCACGCGGCGGGTGCGCGTGGGCACGGCCGTCCAGGTCCTGCCGCTGGGCAATCCCCTGCGCATCGCCGAGGAGGTGGCCACGGTGGACCATCTGAGCCAGGGGCGCTTCGACTTCGGGGTCGGACGCAGCGGCTCGCCGCGCGCCTACGACGTGCTGGGGGTGCCCTACGGGGAGAGCCAGGCGCGCTTCGAGGAGGCGCTGGAGATCATCCTCCGATCCTGGAAGGGCGAGCCGTTCAGCTTCCACGGCAAGTTCTTCCACTTCGAGAACACCCGGGTGGCTCCGAGCCCGTATCAGCGGCCCCATCCGCCCATCCGCATGGCCGCCAACTCTCCAGAGACGTTCCCGGTCGTCGCCCGCCTGGGCCTGCAGCTCTTCGCCGGGCTGCGCGATCTCGGCATTCCGGAGCTGAAGCGCTACGTGGCCGACTACCGCGCGGCGTGGCGACAGGCCGGCCACCCCGGACGGGGTGACGTCTGTGTCCGCATCCCGATCTATCTGGCGCCCACCGAGCGCGAGGCCATCGAAGAGCCCCGCGACAACATGGTGTACTTCTTCCGCCGTCACGCCGAGATCGTCCGAGGGGGCGTGGGACGGACGGACACCGGGCCGGCCGATCGGCGCCGGGCCCGGCTCGACGAGATCGCCGGGCTCACGTACGACGACATCCTGGCCACCCGCGTCGCCTTCGGCACCCCGGCCAGCGTGGCCGAGCGCCTGCGGCGGCTGCGGGGCGAGCTGGACATCGACGGCATCGTGGCCGAGCTGAATCCCAGCGGCCTGTTCCCGATGGAGCGGATGCAGCGGACGCTGCGCATTCTGACCCACGATGTGATGCCGGCCCTCAAGGGCCCGTGAGGTGACAATGGCCAGACTGACGCCCATCACGAGCAAGGACCAGGTGGCGGCCCGGGACCACGCCATCGTGGATGCCATCGTCAAGAGCCGAGGGACGCTGCAGGGGCCGTTCATGATGTTCCTGCACTGTCCGGAGCTGGCCGGGCGCGTGGCGCACCTGGGCGCCTACGTGCGCTTCGAGGGCACGCTGGACATGCGGGTGCGCGTGCTGGCCGCGATGGTGGTGGCCCGCGAGCTCGACGCCGTCTACGTGTGGGGCGCCCAGACCGGCTCGGCCCGCAAGCAAGGCGTGCCCGAGTCGACCATCACCGCCATTCGCGAGAAGCACGCCCGCGGCCTGCCGCCCGAGGACGCTCAGATCGTGGAGTTCACCCAGCAGCTCCTGCGCCGGCACCGCGTCGACGATGCTACCGTACAAGCGTTGCGCAAGCGCTTCGGCGACGACGCCTTCATCCAGCTCACCGGGGCCATCGGCTACTACAGCATGCTGGCCATGACGGTCAACGCCTGCGACCTCGAGGCAGCCCCTGGCGCCGAAGTGCTGAAGGTGTAGGCTCGGGCCAGGCGATGAAACAGGCGCTGCTCGAGCAGTACGGCCAGCCCGAAGCGGTGGTGCGCTGCGCCGAGGTGCCGGACGTCGGCGCCCCCGGCGCCGGCGAGGTGGTGTTCGACGTCCTGGCCTTTCCCATCAACCCCGCCGACATCTGGATGTGCAAGGGCAGCTACCGGCTCAAGCCGCCGCTGCCGGCCACGCCGGGCGCCGAGTGCGTGGGTCGCGTCACCGTGGCCGGGGCGGGCGTGTCGCACGTCAGGCCCGGCGATCTCGTCATCAACCTGCAGCGCGAGAACTGGGCCCAGCGCCGGCGGGTCAAGGCCGACGACGTCATCCCGGTGCCGGCCGACCTGCCCCTGCGCCAGGCCGCCATGCTGCGGATCAATCCGGGCACCGCCCTCCTGCTGCTGACGGACGTCGTGGAGCTGAAGCCCGGCGACTGGGTGATCCAGAACGTCGCCAATTCCGCCGTGGGGCGGCTGGTCATTCGCCTGGCCGGCCTGCGCGGCCTGCGTACCGTGAACGTGGTCCGCCGCCAGGCGCTGTTCGCCGAGCTGAAAGGGCTGGGGGCGGAGGCCTGCGTCGTCGATGGCCCCGACCTCGCCGAGGCGGTGAAGGCGCAGACGGGCGGCGCCCCGATTCGTCTCGCCCTCGATGCCGTCTCCGGGCAGGCCACGGCGCGGCTCTCGGCGTGTGTGGCCGACGGCGGCGTGGTG
This region includes:
- a CDS encoding CinA family nicotinamide mononucleotide deamidase-related protein codes for the protein MRIELICTGDEVLTGKIVNTNFSYISQKLEDVGLSLQWETTVGDDRENLLRAFQLAGERADAVIVNGGLGPTVDDLSQEVAAQAAGVELVLSEEWVVRMEEFFRRRSRVMPPNNRKQALLPATAELLDNPIGTACGFAVDIGKARFFFTPGVPRELRRMLEEQVIPRLLARSGLQTAIHLKRFHSYGLGESHVDSLLQGVADLVSDGSVKLGFRAHYPQLETKLTVRGTDMDDIRGKLAPVVQEVRRRLGNFIVAEDDQTLEGVILGALSSRQATLAVVETFTSGQIAARLGHLPGAEKVFHRGIVARDLGEICAAVGLDRAAASGEITRQTAEAVARAAQGHTAATLALAVLIDLDEGPDRIEFGGTICLAIVAGSEAASRRSRIVGGREWVRLGAVEMGLDCLRRYLQGLPVVERIDFEKV
- a CDS encoding carboxymuconolactone decarboxylase family protein, which encodes MARLTPITSKDQVAARDHAIVDAIVKSRGTLQGPFMMFLHCPELAGRVAHLGAYVRFEGTLDMRVRVLAAMVVARELDAVYVWGAQTGSARKQGVPESTITAIREKHARGLPPEDAQIVEFTQQLLRRHRVDDATVQALRKRFGDDAFIQLTGAIGYYSMLAMTVNACDLEAAPGAEVLKV
- a CDS encoding LLM class flavin-dependent oxidoreductase; its protein translation is MQVGIFLEERRPGTSEGGSLQETLELADLAEAWGLDGVWLGEIHFNPTRSVHSAPVALASFIAGRTRRVRVGTAVQVLPLGNPLRIAEEVATVDHLSQGRFDFGVGRSGSPRAYDVLGVPYGESQARFEEALEIILRSWKGEPFSFHGKFFHFENTRVAPSPYQRPHPPIRMAANSPETFPVVARLGLQLFAGLRDLGIPELKRYVADYRAAWRQAGHPGRGDVCVRIPIYLAPTEREAIEEPRDNMVYFFRRHAEIVRGGVGRTDTGPADRRRARLDEIAGLTYDDILATRVAFGTPASVAERLRRLRGELDIDGIVAELNPSGLFPMERMQRTLRILTHDVMPALKGP
- a CDS encoding zinc-dependent alcohol dehydrogenase family protein, with amino-acid sequence MKQALLEQYGQPEAVVRCAEVPDVGAPGAGEVVFDVLAFPINPADIWMCKGSYRLKPPLPATPGAECVGRVTVAGAGVSHVRPGDLVINLQRENWAQRRRVKADDVIPVPADLPLRQAAMLRINPGTALLLLTDVVELKPGDWVIQNVANSAVGRLVIRLAGLRGLRTVNVVRRQALFAELKGLGAEACVVDGPDLAEAVKAQTGGAPIRLALDAVSGQATARLSACVADGGVVCNYGAMTGEDPVMPRSGLIFAGQRLVGFMLGRALATRSLAEVRAMYADLARQVLDGTLVAPVETVYPIEEIKMALAHAQRGGRNGKILVAPNGPV